In Zonotrichia leucophrys gambelii isolate GWCS_2022_RI chromosome 14, RI_Zleu_2.0, whole genome shotgun sequence, a single window of DNA contains:
- the ERI2 gene encoding ERI1 exoribonuclease 2, whose translation MATKRLARRLGLARSSGRTRSGSRAGAGQRFAFLIVLDFEATCWGDRDRRGPEIIEFPAVLLNTSTGAIESEFHMYVQPQEHPILSEFCKELTGITQNQVDQGVPLNICLSQFMKWIQKIQKEKKIMFSTDSQSNSTSEAKACAFVTWTDWDLGVCLHYECRRKQLRKPDILNSWIDLKATYRAFYNRKPKGLNGALQDLGIAFEGREHSGLDDSRNTARLAWRLICDGCVLKVTKSLDKAHQKSNLISRILTVNVTDKTPLGSKSRPETSRDGTCETKPLAENKHKGIAGNKINSNLQAGEQQITSTDPSADVCVVPSSSSRTEFHARCQSPSAASPDRFPVPLGQAQPCPSPAPAGIQQGLSTGQPLRAARPSLPAQGSGLVLVSTTIPSVTVPTGDISTSSECLALLTDWEDVALIPESQYEQNSDSVQLEDDSSTDSLTVSEEETISKQLAVTSSDNQSLEESVAPMEPLRSVVYKSPDTTIYNIGTVQRQTSKFSAFKLPSAKGNAVPVQSALTGNYSTPLEAPKRKPTSPKTCPPAKKQSFHIYQEKTSSFDHSLPLRSSNLPRVFPAVLNSTVNLNEPVRNGKSTPPLCNCGRRAKKLSVSNAGPNHGRAFYCCPVGKQGGNKKSCGYFKWECALLKEKSSGLTFNADALTSLGTVPSNSENSSNKKYWCLRPSMRT comes from the exons ATGGCCACCAAGCGCCTGGCCAG GCGGCTGGGGCTGGCGCGGAGCAGCGGGCGGACGCGGAGCGGGTcgcgggcgggcgcggggcagCGCTTTGCCTTCCTGATCGTCCTGGACTTCGAGGCCACTTGCTGGGGAGACCGCGACCGGCGCGGGCCCGAGATCA TTGAATTTCCAGCAGTCCTGTTAAACACCTCAACAGGAGCCATTGAATCTGAATTCCACATGTatgtgcagccccaggagcatcCTATTCTCTCTGAATTCTGTAAAGAACTAACTGGCATAACACAG AATCAAGTTGACCAAGGGGTGCCTCTCAACATTTGCTTATCACAGTTTATGAAATGGATTCAAAAGAtacaaaaggagaagaaaattatgTTCAGTACAGATAGTCAGAGTAATTCTACTTCAGAAGCAAAAGCTTGTGCCTTTGTTACATGGACAg ACTGGGACCTGGGTGTGTGTTTGCACTACGagtgcaggaggaagcagctgcgCAAACCCGACATTCTGAATTCCTGGATTGATCTCAAAGCGACCTACAGG GCCTTCTATAACAGAAAGCCTAAGGGGCTCAATGGAGCTTTGCAGGACTTGGGGATAGCGTTTGAAGGACGGGAACATTCTG GGTTGGATGATTCCCGGAACACTGCTCGTCTTGCTTGGAGGCTGATTTGTGATGGATGTGTGCTGAAAGTTACTAAATCTTTGGATAAG GCACATCAGAAGAGTAATTTAATTTCCAGAATACTGACTGTAAATGTCACTGACAAGACTCCACTGGGAAGTAAGAGCAGACCTGAAACATCTAGAGATGGAACTTGTGAAACGAAACCTCTGGCTGAGAACAAACACAAGGGTATTGCTGGAAACAAGATAAATTCTAatctgcaggctggggagcagcagatcACTAGCACTGATCCCTCTGCAGATGTCTGTGTTgtacccagcagcagctcaaggaCTGAATTCCACGCTCGATGCCAAAGCCcttcagcagcatctcctgacaGGTTTCCTGTTCCCCTGGGtcaggcacagccctgtcccagccctgcaccagcaGGCATCCAGCAGGGACTGAGCACTGGGCAGcctctgagagcagccaggcccagcctcccagcacaggggtcAGGGCTGGTGCTGGTCTCCACCACCATCCCCTCAGTCACTGTCCCCACTGGGGACATCAGCACCAGCTCTgagtgcctggctctgctgacaGACTGGGAAGATGTTGCTTTGATACCAGAATCTCAATATGAACAAAATTCAGACTCTGTTCAGCTCGAGGATGACTCGAGTACAGATAGTCTAACAGTGTCTGAAGAAGAAACTATTTCAAAACAACTGGCTGTGACAAGTTCAGATAATCAGAGTTTGGAGGAAAGTGTGGCACCCATGGAACCTCTGAGGTCTGTTGTTTACAAAAGTCCTGATACTACAATCTATAATATAGGGACAGTTCAAAGGCAGACTTCAAAATTTTCAGCTTTCAAGTTACCATCTGCAAAGGGAAATGCTGTTCCAGTACAATCAGCATTAACTGGAAATTACTCTACTCCTTTAGAGGCTCCTAAAAGAAAGCCAACTAGTCCAAAAACATGCCCACCAGCAAAAAAGCAGTCTTTTCATATATATCAAGAGAAAACTTCCTCTTTTGATCACTCCTTACCTTTGAGAAGTTCAAATTTGCCCAGAGtatttcctgcagtgctgaacTCCACAGTCAATCTGAATGAGCCTGTGAGAAATGGAAAATCAACTCCCCCTCTGTGTAACTGCGGCCGAAGAGCCAAAAAACTCTCTGTGTCAAATGCTGGCCCAAATCATGGCAGAGCATTTTATTGCTGTCCTGTTGGCAAGCAAGGAGGAAATAAGAAAAGTTGTGGATACTTCAAGTGGGAATGTGCGCTTCTGAAAGAGAAATCTAGTGGTCTCACCTTTAATGCAGATGCTTTGACCTCTCTTGGAACTGTTCCTAGTAATTCAGAGAATTCTTCCAACAAAAAATATTGGTGTCTTAGACCCTCTATGAGAACTTGA
- the REXO5 gene encoding RNA exonuclease 5, which produces MAKGLCLNGRKRLSEGAEGPRKRRKADGSGPGRGPEVKSCHLSAALLGEDSEISQEQLYELLKYAALGKCHNAAQPSWCRIYHQSHLAGVVVVVLHEMSQLHFYRFYLQFKHLRKVFRHRFTLAPSANFLVSLYGEGTNLKPQNTPQGLTSTSSECTTKSSDLQCDPIIQRYGEKKQGLTSYTLTLEEQKKNDYPIEGSPGCKDYISTECDQQRTDSSPLFGLDCEMCLTEKGNEVTRVSLVDARGRCLLNELVKPESRVFNYRTRFSGITRKMLLPVKTRLSDIQTRLKKMLPHDAVLVGHSLNSDLQALEMIHPSVIDTSLLFARSEGRRFKLKFLAKAVLGKEIQCEQKLGHDPTEDARAALELAQFFIEQGPTKVAELNLEMLLTAEKLAEVSKNKAVQQPQGCGLQEQLNEPPPLSKPCFLDCLQVTGQTPLLLGRQGSDSSGLCQSNLSTSNKQILQKALEDVPLSKFSIIQFTLGPGYLASHLHAGLHEKVSSKLTDMLTIYAGPFEENFCIKSVKKEFGRCGPIQSLTVVTETFQPYVCIQYEVLEAAQLAVECLNGAEVAGSFIKVQRPVTAAMLDCNVLIKELELDVENQGVIYVAGLKKSLTETELQEEFSQLKHLEALFLPKDLQSGKHRSCCFLKFQKTQSALSALEAINGWTMKGSELRSRKALAPGHLWKWIWQMNHSNEKQGKHIFYEQMEQLSDSEQNLRKKVKKLDQNIKKLYRSLQNNSLCVVLFPGVNSTQGSQPGLGLMGIKDEGRSAC; this is translated from the exons ATGGCGAAGGGGCTGTGCCTCAACGGCCGCAAGCGGCTCAGTGAAGGCGCGGAGGGGCCGCGGAAGAGGCGGAAGGCAGATGGCAGCGGCCCGGGCAGGGGCCCTGAG GTGAAGTCCTGTCATttgtcagcagctctgctgggtgagGACTCAGAaatcagccaggagcagctgtatGAGCTGCTGAAATACGCAGCTCTGGGGAAATGCCACAACGCAGCACAGCCCAG CTGGTGCCGTATTTATCACCAAAGCCACCTGGCTGGGGTTGTGGTTGTTGTTCTGCACGAAATGAGCCAACTCCATTTCTACAGATTCTATTTACAGTTCAAACACCTCAGGAAAGTGTTCCGCCAT agatTCACATTAGCACCTTCTGCTAACTTCCTGGTCAGCCTGTATGGAGAAGGAACAAACCTGAAACCTCAAAACACTCCACAAg GCTTGACTTCCACCAGCAGTGAGTGCACTACTAAAAGCTCAGACTTGCAATGTGATCCCATCATTCAGagatatggagaaaaaaaacaaggccTTACCAGCTATACTCTGACTttagaagagcagaaaaaaaatgactaTCCCATAGAAG GTTCCCCTGGATGCAAGGACTACATCTCCACAGAGTGTGATCAGCAGAGGACAGACAGCAGCCCCCTCTTTGGTCTGGATTGTGAAATG TGCCTGACTGAGAAGGGGAACGAAGTGACGCGCGTGTCGCTGGTGGATGCGCGGGGCCGCTGCCTCCTGAACGAGCTGGTCAAGCCTGAGAGCAGAGTGTTCAACTACCGCACCAG ATTCTCAGGAATCACAAGGAAAATGCTTCTTCCAGTGAAGACAAGACTGTCAGACATCCAAACCAGGCTAAAAAAAATGCTTCCCCATGATGCAGTATTGGTGGGCCATTCTTTAAATTCTGATCTTCAGGCTTTGGAA ATGATCCACCCCAGCGTTATTGATACTTCACTGCTTTTTGCCAGAAGTGAAGGTCGAAGATTTAAGCTAAAATTTCTAGCCAAAGCTGTTTTAGG GAAGGAGATTCAGTGTGAACAGAAGCTTGGGCATGATCCTACAGAAGATGCCAGAGCTGCATTGGAGTTAGCTCAATTCTTCATTGAGCAAGGACCAACAAAG GTAGCAGAACTAAACTTGGAGATGCTTCTGACAGCTGAAAAACTGGCTGAGGTCTCAAAGAACaaagctgtgcagcagccacagggatgTGGGCTCCAGGAACAGCTGAATGAGCCTCCACCATTATCCAAACCATG TTTTTTAGATTGCCTGCAGGTGACTGGCCAAACACCCCTCCTTTTGGGCAGACAGGGATCAGACTCTTCTGGCCTGTGTCAGAGTAACCTGAGCACTTCAAACAAACAG ATCCTTCAGAAAGCCTTGGAAGATGTTCCCCTGTCCAAATTCAGTATCATTCAGTTCACTTTGGGTCCAGGGTACCTTGCATCTCACCTTCACGCTGGACTTCATGAAAAg GTGAGCAGCAAGCTGACTGACATGCTGACAATTTACGCAGGTCCTTTTGAAGAAAACTTCTGCATCAAGTCTGTGAAGAAAGAATTTGGGAGGTGTGGACCAATCCAGTCCCTTACAGTGGTAACTGAAACATTCCAG CCCTATGTCTGTATCCAATATGAAGTGCTGGAAGCTGCCCAGCTTGCTGTGGAGTGCCTGAATGGAGCTGAGGTAGCAGGATCCTTCATTAAG GTCCAGAGACCAGTCACTGCAGCAATGCTGGACTGCAATGTTCTGATTAAGGAATTAGAACTGGATGTAGAAAATCAAGGTGTGATTTATGTGGCTGGTCTAAAGAAGTCACTAACAGAGACAGAGTTGCAAGAAGAATTCAGCCAGTTGAAGCACCTGGAAGCATTGTTCCTGCCAAAGGATCTTCAGAGTGgaaagcacaggagctgctgctttctca AATTCCAGAAAACCCAGAGTGCTCTGAGTGCCCTTGAAGCCATAAATGGATGGACCATGAAGGGTAGTGAGTTAAGAAGTAGGAAAGCCCTTGCTCCAGGTCACCTCTGGAAATGGATTTGGCAAATGAATCACAGCAATGAGAAGCAAGGAAAACACATCTTCTATGAGCAAATGGAGCAGCTGTCTGACTCT GAGCAGAATCTAAGGAAAAAGGTGAAGAAGTTAGACCAGAATATCAAAAAGCTTTATAGGAGCCTGCAGAATAACAGCCTGTGTGTTGTTCTCTTTCCTGGAGTGAACAG CACACAGGGATCACAACCCGGCCTTGGTCTGATGGGAATAAAAGATGAAGGGAGGAGTGCTTGTTAA